The Podarcis raffonei isolate rPodRaf1 chromosome 2, rPodRaf1.pri, whole genome shotgun sequence genome window below encodes:
- the USP36 gene encoding ubiquitin carboxyl-terminal hydrolase 36 isoform X3 — MGASVPCRSRSPQPGQHLLPQFHLAVSDVHPTSCQLPAFQGAQPQLLDRQTQATTLVHQIFGGYLRSRVKCSVCKSVSDTYDPFLDVALEIRQTANIVRALELFVKADVLSGENAYMCAKCKKKVPATKRFTIHRASNVLTISLKRFANFSGGKISKDVGYPEFLNIRPYMSQSNGDPVMYGLYAVLVHSGYSCHAGHYYCYVKASNGQWYQMNDSMVHSSNIKVVLNQQAYVLFYLRIPSTRKNSEGTISKSTCPASNRASIVSDHMKKSMTNGALASPMMSKRQDVTQARKTLDPEEPGVPVPRSSFASNSKPQNGTLPPSPHPKLIPAVGFSSPKLPAKLSFLDDFSKRSKKQPLLPLKTSQDFSEATSVRVEMGKQSSWGDKGLALSSQPPEAPRGDPEAKVREEGPEVPSKASSPLTSSSSSSSSSSSSSSSFSSSPAHRPAKGLPQATVGVNGYCSSQESDCASGKPVSEDSKFAKLKSPLLANVTNLELGNTMSPPPAKKLALSARKGSNTLQKLSSSERLAPPHPPPAATKTTHPVCAAALDYPRTPSSASKSSAPPPPASSAFVKPLPSFKSCCPSAAPLPPPVVPKEALSHSCPDRDKRPFLASSKKRKRKRSLSEEEQGTHCIPSTRTIGAEGTCLSNPPRKKRQLEENGRPGDSSPEPESDLVAARKGEEEGIAGGCKVADPSLANSTQKRKKKKKKRKLQQTEEDCKPLLSPVNSCPPQREAEACLIAHEPVEESCSLKKKKKKKQQQLPCPASDSGSPAGESEHRKHKRREKQGGSVPEASSPQEEQRENGLSSARISPPVALTWTGSQLRHGDKCSWNIPSPKKEVIHQKHEQFDVVQELLKDSSDKAYGKQVLTWDGEVSAISQAAMQDAVWSQSQTVIDDWDEEFDSGKVKKIKKLKRERRRNGNAFQKLQSRRNFWAVTHPAKVASLSYWL, encoded by the exons ATGGGAGCGAGTGTACCGTGTCGGAGCCGGTCTCCACAACCTGGGCAACACCTGCTTCCTCAATTCCACCTTGCAGTGTCTGACGTACACCCCACCTCTTGCCAATTACCTGCTTTCCAAGGAGCACAGCCGCAGTT GCTGGACCGCCAGACCCAGGCTACCACATTGGTGCACCAGATCTTTGGCGGCTACCTCCGATCTCGTG TGAAATGCTCCGTGTGCAAGAGTGTTTCGGACACTTACGACCCCTTCCTGGATGTGGCTTTGGAGATCAGG CAGACTGCCAACATCGTGCGGGCATTAGAGTTGTTTGTAAAGGCCGACGTGCTAAGTGGAGAGAATGCCTACATGTGTGCCAA GTGCAAGAAGAAGGTGCCAGCCACCAAGCGCTTCACCATTCACCGGGCATCCAATGTCCTCACCATCTCGCTCAAGCGCTTCGCCAACTTCAGCGGGGGCAAGATCTCCAAG GATGTTGGCTACCCTGAGTTCCTGAATATCCGCCCCTACATGTCTCAGAGCAACGGTGACCCTGTCATGTATGGCCTCTATGCTGTGCTGGTACATTCAGGATACAGCTGCCATGCGGGGCATTACTACTGTTACGTCAAG GCTAGTAATGGGCAGTGGTACCAGATGAACGACTCAATGGTGCATTCGAGCAACATCAAAGTTGTCCTCAATCAACAAGCATATGTGCTTTTCTATCTTCG GATCCCAAGTACCAGGAAGAATTCTGAGGGGACCATCTCCAAAAGCACATGCCCTGCATCCAACCGAGCAAGCATAGTCTCCGACCACATGAAGaaaagcatgaccaatggtgcCCTCGCGTCACCGATGATGAGCAAG AGGCAAGATGTGACGCAGGCCAGGAAGACGTTGGACCCTGAGGAACCTGGCGTCCCTGTTCCTCGCAGCTCCTTTGCTTCCAACTCCAAACCCCAGAACGGGacgcttcctccttctcctcatccAAAGCTCATCCCTGCTGTTGGGTTCTCCTCACCTAAGCTCCCTGCCAAGCTGTCTTTCCTAGACGACTTCAGCAAGAGGTCCAAGAAGCAGCCTCTCCTGCCACTCAAAACATCTCAGGACTTCAGTGAGGCCACCAGTGTCAGGGTGGAGATGGGCAAGCAGAGCTCCTGGGGGGACAAGGGCTTGGCATTGTCTTCACAGCCGCCAGAGGCTCCCAGAGGAGACCCCGAGGCCAAAGTTCGTGAGGAAGGCCCAGAGGTGCCGAGCAAGGCCTCCTCGCCTTTGACTTCTTCCTcctcatcttcttcctcctcgtcCTCTTCAAGCAGCTCCTTTTCCTCCAGTCCAGCACATCGCCCAGCCAAAGGACTCCCGCAGGCCACAGTGGGCGTCAACGGCTACTGCTCCTCTCAGGAATCGGACTGTGCCTCTGGGAAACCTGTTTCCGAGGACTCCAAGTTTGCCAAGCTGAAGTCGCCTTTGCTGGCTAATGTGACCAATCTGGAGCTGGGAAATACCATGTCCCCCCCACCTGCAAAAAAACTGGCCCTCTCTGCCAGGAAG GGCAGCAACACACTGCAGAAACTGAGCAGCAGTGAGCGCCTGGCGCCGCCCCACCCTCCACCAGCTGCTACAAAAACCACCCACCCCGTCTGTGCCGCTGCGCTCGACTATCCCAG GACGCCCTCATCTGCTTCCAAATCTTCAGCGCCTCCACCGCCGGCCAGCAGCGCCTTTGTCAAACCCTTGCCCAGCTTCAAATCATGCTGCCCCTCTGCCGCCCCTCTGCCGCCACCTGTGGTGCCCAAAGAGGCACTGAGCCACTCTTGCCCAGACCGGGACAAGAGGCCTTTCCTTGCCAGCTccaagaagaggaaaaggaagcgtaGCCTCTCGGAGGAAGAACAAGGCACCCATTGCATCCCAAGCACACGAACCATTGGTGCAGAGGGAACCTGCCTCTCCAACCCACCCAGGAAGAAGAGGCAACTCGAGGAAAACGGCAGGCCTGGAGACTCCTCTCCTGAACCGGAATCTGACTTGGTGGCAgccaggaagggagaggaagagggaatAGCTGGAGGCTGCAAGGTAGCAGATCCTAGTCTAGCTAATTCCAcccaaaagaggaaaaagaagaaaaagaaaaggaagctgcAGCAAACAGAGGAAGACTGTAAGCCTTTGCTGTCCCCTGTGAACAG CTGCCCTCCACAGCGCGAGGCAGAAGCCTGCCTAATAGCCCATGAGCCGGTGGAGGAGTCCTGtagcctgaagaagaagaagaaaaagaagcagcagcagcttccttgCCCAGCTTCAGACAGCGGCAGCCCTGCTGGAGAGAGCGAGCACCGAAAGCACAAGAGGAGGGAGAAGCAggggggctctgtgccagaggccaGCAGCCCccaagaagaacagagagaaaatggCCTTTCCTCTGCTAGAATCAGCCCCCCAG TGGCCTTGACCTGGACTGGCAGCCAGCTTAGACATGGGGACAAGTGCTCCTGGAACATCCCAAGTCCAAAGAAGGAAGTGATACATCAGAAGCACGAACAGTTTGATGTGGTCCAGGAGCTGCTGAAGGATTCTTCAGATAAAGCTTATGGAAAGCAAG TGTTGACATGGGATGGCGAGGTGTCGGCCATCAGCCAAGCTGCCATGCAGGATGCTGTATGGTCTCAGAGCCAGACAGTCATTGACGATTGGGATGAagagtttgacagtggaaag GTGAAGAAAATCAAGAAACTCAAGCGTGAGCGGAGAAGAAATGGCAACGCgttccagaaactgcaaagccGACGTAATTTCTGGGCCGTGACACATCCCGCTAAAGTTGCTAGCCTGAGCTATTGGCTTTGA
- the USP36 gene encoding ubiquitin carboxyl-terminal hydrolase 36 isoform X1, protein MPIVDKLKEALKPGRKDSADDGELGKLLAASTKKVLLQKIEFEPASKSFSYQLETLKSKYVLLNPKTENPSRHRGSEEGPIRKQGGEHTLGGDGVPAPQKVLFPVERLSLKWERVYRVGAGLHNLGNTCFLNSTLQCLTYTPPLANYLLSKEHSRSCHQGGFCMMCVMQNHMIQAFANSGNAIKPVSFIRDLKKIARHFRFGSQEDAHEFLRYTIDAMQKACLNGYTKLDRQTQATTLVHQIFGGYLRSRVKCSVCKSVSDTYDPFLDVALEIRQTANIVRALELFVKADVLSGENAYMCAKCKKKVPATKRFTIHRASNVLTISLKRFANFSGGKISKDVGYPEFLNIRPYMSQSNGDPVMYGLYAVLVHSGYSCHAGHYYCYVKASNGQWYQMNDSMVHSSNIKVVLNQQAYVLFYLRIPSTRKNSEGTISKSTCPASNRASIVSDHMKKSMTNGALASPMMSKRQDVTQARKTLDPEEPGVPVPRSSFASNSKPQNGTLPPSPHPKLIPAVGFSSPKLPAKLSFLDDFSKRSKKQPLLPLKTSQDFSEATSVRVEMGKQSSWGDKGLALSSQPPEAPRGDPEAKVREEGPEVPSKASSPLTSSSSSSSSSSSSSSSFSSSPAHRPAKGLPQATVGVNGYCSSQESDCASGKPVSEDSKFAKLKSPLLANVTNLELGNTMSPPPAKKLALSARKGSNTLQKLSSSERLAPPHPPPAATKTTHPVCAAALDYPRTPSSASKSSAPPPPASSAFVKPLPSFKSCCPSAAPLPPPVVPKEALSHSCPDRDKRPFLASSKKRKRKRSLSEEEQGTHCIPSTRTIGAEGTCLSNPPRKKRQLEENGRPGDSSPEPESDLVAARKGEEEGIAGGCKVADPSLANSTQKRKKKKKKRKLQQTEEDCKPLLSPVNSCPPQREAEACLIAHEPVEESCSLKKKKKKKQQQLPCPASDSGSPAGESEHRKHKRREKQGGSVPEASSPQEEQRENGLSSARISPPVALTWTGSQLRHGDKCSWNIPSPKKEVIHQKHEQFDVVQELLKDSSDKAYGKQVLTWDGEVSAISQAAMQDAVWSQSQTVIDDWDEEFDSGKVKKIKKLKRERRRNGNAFQKLQSRRNFWAVTHPAKVASLSYWL, encoded by the exons ATGCCCATAGTGGACAAGCTGAAAGAAGCCCTCAAGCCTGGGCGGAAGGACTCTGCTGACGATGGCGAACTGGGCAAGCTGTTGGCTGCTTCCACCAAGAAGGTTTTGCTGCAGAAGATCGAGTTTGAACCAGCCTCCAAAAGCTTCTCCTACCAGCTGGAGACGCTGAAGAGCAAATACGTTCTGTTGAACCCCAAGACAGAAAACCCCAGCCGACACAGGGGCTCTGAAGAGGGACCCATCCGGAAGCAAG GCGGTGAGCACACGTTGGGAGGAGATGGAGTTCCAGCCCCGCAGAAGGTcctcttccctgtggaacgcctctcTCTGAAATGGGAGCGAGTGTACCGTGTCGGAGCCGGTCTCCACAACCTGGGCAACACCTGCTTCCTCAATTCCACCTTGCAGTGTCTGACGTACACCCCACCTCTTGCCAATTACCTGCTTTCCAAGGAGCACAGCCGCAGTT GCCACCAGGGAGGCTTCTGCATGATGTGCGTTATGCAGAATCACATGATACAGGCTTTCGCCAACAGCGGCAATGCCATCAAGCCGGTGTCCTTCATCCGAGATCTCAAAA AGATTGCTCGTCACTTCCGCTTTGGCAGCCAAGAGGATGCTCACGAGTTCCTGCGCTACACCATTGATGCCATGCAGAAGGCCTGCCTCAATGGTTACACCAA GCTGGACCGCCAGACCCAGGCTACCACATTGGTGCACCAGATCTTTGGCGGCTACCTCCGATCTCGTG TGAAATGCTCCGTGTGCAAGAGTGTTTCGGACACTTACGACCCCTTCCTGGATGTGGCTTTGGAGATCAGG CAGACTGCCAACATCGTGCGGGCATTAGAGTTGTTTGTAAAGGCCGACGTGCTAAGTGGAGAGAATGCCTACATGTGTGCCAA GTGCAAGAAGAAGGTGCCAGCCACCAAGCGCTTCACCATTCACCGGGCATCCAATGTCCTCACCATCTCGCTCAAGCGCTTCGCCAACTTCAGCGGGGGCAAGATCTCCAAG GATGTTGGCTACCCTGAGTTCCTGAATATCCGCCCCTACATGTCTCAGAGCAACGGTGACCCTGTCATGTATGGCCTCTATGCTGTGCTGGTACATTCAGGATACAGCTGCCATGCGGGGCATTACTACTGTTACGTCAAG GCTAGTAATGGGCAGTGGTACCAGATGAACGACTCAATGGTGCATTCGAGCAACATCAAAGTTGTCCTCAATCAACAAGCATATGTGCTTTTCTATCTTCG GATCCCAAGTACCAGGAAGAATTCTGAGGGGACCATCTCCAAAAGCACATGCCCTGCATCCAACCGAGCAAGCATAGTCTCCGACCACATGAAGaaaagcatgaccaatggtgcCCTCGCGTCACCGATGATGAGCAAG AGGCAAGATGTGACGCAGGCCAGGAAGACGTTGGACCCTGAGGAACCTGGCGTCCCTGTTCCTCGCAGCTCCTTTGCTTCCAACTCCAAACCCCAGAACGGGacgcttcctccttctcctcatccAAAGCTCATCCCTGCTGTTGGGTTCTCCTCACCTAAGCTCCCTGCCAAGCTGTCTTTCCTAGACGACTTCAGCAAGAGGTCCAAGAAGCAGCCTCTCCTGCCACTCAAAACATCTCAGGACTTCAGTGAGGCCACCAGTGTCAGGGTGGAGATGGGCAAGCAGAGCTCCTGGGGGGACAAGGGCTTGGCATTGTCTTCACAGCCGCCAGAGGCTCCCAGAGGAGACCCCGAGGCCAAAGTTCGTGAGGAAGGCCCAGAGGTGCCGAGCAAGGCCTCCTCGCCTTTGACTTCTTCCTcctcatcttcttcctcctcgtcCTCTTCAAGCAGCTCCTTTTCCTCCAGTCCAGCACATCGCCCAGCCAAAGGACTCCCGCAGGCCACAGTGGGCGTCAACGGCTACTGCTCCTCTCAGGAATCGGACTGTGCCTCTGGGAAACCTGTTTCCGAGGACTCCAAGTTTGCCAAGCTGAAGTCGCCTTTGCTGGCTAATGTGACCAATCTGGAGCTGGGAAATACCATGTCCCCCCCACCTGCAAAAAAACTGGCCCTCTCTGCCAGGAAG GGCAGCAACACACTGCAGAAACTGAGCAGCAGTGAGCGCCTGGCGCCGCCCCACCCTCCACCAGCTGCTACAAAAACCACCCACCCCGTCTGTGCCGCTGCGCTCGACTATCCCAG GACGCCCTCATCTGCTTCCAAATCTTCAGCGCCTCCACCGCCGGCCAGCAGCGCCTTTGTCAAACCCTTGCCCAGCTTCAAATCATGCTGCCCCTCTGCCGCCCCTCTGCCGCCACCTGTGGTGCCCAAAGAGGCACTGAGCCACTCTTGCCCAGACCGGGACAAGAGGCCTTTCCTTGCCAGCTccaagaagaggaaaaggaagcgtaGCCTCTCGGAGGAAGAACAAGGCACCCATTGCATCCCAAGCACACGAACCATTGGTGCAGAGGGAACCTGCCTCTCCAACCCACCCAGGAAGAAGAGGCAACTCGAGGAAAACGGCAGGCCTGGAGACTCCTCTCCTGAACCGGAATCTGACTTGGTGGCAgccaggaagggagaggaagagggaatAGCTGGAGGCTGCAAGGTAGCAGATCCTAGTCTAGCTAATTCCAcccaaaagaggaaaaagaagaaaaagaaaaggaagctgcAGCAAACAGAGGAAGACTGTAAGCCTTTGCTGTCCCCTGTGAACAG CTGCCCTCCACAGCGCGAGGCAGAAGCCTGCCTAATAGCCCATGAGCCGGTGGAGGAGTCCTGtagcctgaagaagaagaagaaaaagaagcagcagcagcttccttgCCCAGCTTCAGACAGCGGCAGCCCTGCTGGAGAGAGCGAGCACCGAAAGCACAAGAGGAGGGAGAAGCAggggggctctgtgccagaggccaGCAGCCCccaagaagaacagagagaaaatggCCTTTCCTCTGCTAGAATCAGCCCCCCAG TGGCCTTGACCTGGACTGGCAGCCAGCTTAGACATGGGGACAAGTGCTCCTGGAACATCCCAAGTCCAAAGAAGGAAGTGATACATCAGAAGCACGAACAGTTTGATGTGGTCCAGGAGCTGCTGAAGGATTCTTCAGATAAAGCTTATGGAAAGCAAG TGTTGACATGGGATGGCGAGGTGTCGGCCATCAGCCAAGCTGCCATGCAGGATGCTGTATGGTCTCAGAGCCAGACAGTCATTGACGATTGGGATGAagagtttgacagtggaaag GTGAAGAAAATCAAGAAACTCAAGCGTGAGCGGAGAAGAAATGGCAACGCgttccagaaactgcaaagccGACGTAATTTCTGGGCCGTGACACATCCCGCTAAAGTTGCTAGCCTGAGCTATTGGCTTTGA
- the USP36 gene encoding ubiquitin carboxyl-terminal hydrolase 36 isoform X2, translated as MPIVDKLKEALKPGRKDSADDGELGKLLAASTKKVLLQKIEFEPASKSFSYQLETLKSKYVLLNPKTENPSRHRGSEEGPIRKQGGEHTLGGDGVPAPQKVLFPVERLSLKWERVYRVGAGLHNLGNTCFLNSTLQCLTYTPPLANYLLSKEHSRSCHQGGFCMMCVMQNHMIQAFANSGNAIKPVSFIRDLKKIARHFRFGSQEDAHEFLRYTIDAMQKACLNGYTKLDRQTQATTLVHQIFGGYLRSRVKCSVCKSVSDTYDPFLDVALEIRTANIVRALELFVKADVLSGENAYMCAKCKKKVPATKRFTIHRASNVLTISLKRFANFSGGKISKDVGYPEFLNIRPYMSQSNGDPVMYGLYAVLVHSGYSCHAGHYYCYVKASNGQWYQMNDSMVHSSNIKVVLNQQAYVLFYLRIPSTRKNSEGTISKSTCPASNRASIVSDHMKKSMTNGALASPMMSKRQDVTQARKTLDPEEPGVPVPRSSFASNSKPQNGTLPPSPHPKLIPAVGFSSPKLPAKLSFLDDFSKRSKKQPLLPLKTSQDFSEATSVRVEMGKQSSWGDKGLALSSQPPEAPRGDPEAKVREEGPEVPSKASSPLTSSSSSSSSSSSSSSSFSSSPAHRPAKGLPQATVGVNGYCSSQESDCASGKPVSEDSKFAKLKSPLLANVTNLELGNTMSPPPAKKLALSARKGSNTLQKLSSSERLAPPHPPPAATKTTHPVCAAALDYPRTPSSASKSSAPPPPASSAFVKPLPSFKSCCPSAAPLPPPVVPKEALSHSCPDRDKRPFLASSKKRKRKRSLSEEEQGTHCIPSTRTIGAEGTCLSNPPRKKRQLEENGRPGDSSPEPESDLVAARKGEEEGIAGGCKVADPSLANSTQKRKKKKKKRKLQQTEEDCKPLLSPVNSCPPQREAEACLIAHEPVEESCSLKKKKKKKQQQLPCPASDSGSPAGESEHRKHKRREKQGGSVPEASSPQEEQRENGLSSARISPPVALTWTGSQLRHGDKCSWNIPSPKKEVIHQKHEQFDVVQELLKDSSDKAYGKQVLTWDGEVSAISQAAMQDAVWSQSQTVIDDWDEEFDSGKVKKIKKLKRERRRNGNAFQKLQSRRNFWAVTHPAKVASLSYWL; from the exons ATGCCCATAGTGGACAAGCTGAAAGAAGCCCTCAAGCCTGGGCGGAAGGACTCTGCTGACGATGGCGAACTGGGCAAGCTGTTGGCTGCTTCCACCAAGAAGGTTTTGCTGCAGAAGATCGAGTTTGAACCAGCCTCCAAAAGCTTCTCCTACCAGCTGGAGACGCTGAAGAGCAAATACGTTCTGTTGAACCCCAAGACAGAAAACCCCAGCCGACACAGGGGCTCTGAAGAGGGACCCATCCGGAAGCAAG GCGGTGAGCACACGTTGGGAGGAGATGGAGTTCCAGCCCCGCAGAAGGTcctcttccctgtggaacgcctctcTCTGAAATGGGAGCGAGTGTACCGTGTCGGAGCCGGTCTCCACAACCTGGGCAACACCTGCTTCCTCAATTCCACCTTGCAGTGTCTGACGTACACCCCACCTCTTGCCAATTACCTGCTTTCCAAGGAGCACAGCCGCAGTT GCCACCAGGGAGGCTTCTGCATGATGTGCGTTATGCAGAATCACATGATACAGGCTTTCGCCAACAGCGGCAATGCCATCAAGCCGGTGTCCTTCATCCGAGATCTCAAAA AGATTGCTCGTCACTTCCGCTTTGGCAGCCAAGAGGATGCTCACGAGTTCCTGCGCTACACCATTGATGCCATGCAGAAGGCCTGCCTCAATGGTTACACCAA GCTGGACCGCCAGACCCAGGCTACCACATTGGTGCACCAGATCTTTGGCGGCTACCTCCGATCTCGTG TGAAATGCTCCGTGTGCAAGAGTGTTTCGGACACTTACGACCCCTTCCTGGATGTGGCTTTGGAGATCAGG ACTGCCAACATCGTGCGGGCATTAGAGTTGTTTGTAAAGGCCGACGTGCTAAGTGGAGAGAATGCCTACATGTGTGCCAA GTGCAAGAAGAAGGTGCCAGCCACCAAGCGCTTCACCATTCACCGGGCATCCAATGTCCTCACCATCTCGCTCAAGCGCTTCGCCAACTTCAGCGGGGGCAAGATCTCCAAG GATGTTGGCTACCCTGAGTTCCTGAATATCCGCCCCTACATGTCTCAGAGCAACGGTGACCCTGTCATGTATGGCCTCTATGCTGTGCTGGTACATTCAGGATACAGCTGCCATGCGGGGCATTACTACTGTTACGTCAAG GCTAGTAATGGGCAGTGGTACCAGATGAACGACTCAATGGTGCATTCGAGCAACATCAAAGTTGTCCTCAATCAACAAGCATATGTGCTTTTCTATCTTCG GATCCCAAGTACCAGGAAGAATTCTGAGGGGACCATCTCCAAAAGCACATGCCCTGCATCCAACCGAGCAAGCATAGTCTCCGACCACATGAAGaaaagcatgaccaatggtgcCCTCGCGTCACCGATGATGAGCAAG AGGCAAGATGTGACGCAGGCCAGGAAGACGTTGGACCCTGAGGAACCTGGCGTCCCTGTTCCTCGCAGCTCCTTTGCTTCCAACTCCAAACCCCAGAACGGGacgcttcctccttctcctcatccAAAGCTCATCCCTGCTGTTGGGTTCTCCTCACCTAAGCTCCCTGCCAAGCTGTCTTTCCTAGACGACTTCAGCAAGAGGTCCAAGAAGCAGCCTCTCCTGCCACTCAAAACATCTCAGGACTTCAGTGAGGCCACCAGTGTCAGGGTGGAGATGGGCAAGCAGAGCTCCTGGGGGGACAAGGGCTTGGCATTGTCTTCACAGCCGCCAGAGGCTCCCAGAGGAGACCCCGAGGCCAAAGTTCGTGAGGAAGGCCCAGAGGTGCCGAGCAAGGCCTCCTCGCCTTTGACTTCTTCCTcctcatcttcttcctcctcgtcCTCTTCAAGCAGCTCCTTTTCCTCCAGTCCAGCACATCGCCCAGCCAAAGGACTCCCGCAGGCCACAGTGGGCGTCAACGGCTACTGCTCCTCTCAGGAATCGGACTGTGCCTCTGGGAAACCTGTTTCCGAGGACTCCAAGTTTGCCAAGCTGAAGTCGCCTTTGCTGGCTAATGTGACCAATCTGGAGCTGGGAAATACCATGTCCCCCCCACCTGCAAAAAAACTGGCCCTCTCTGCCAGGAAG GGCAGCAACACACTGCAGAAACTGAGCAGCAGTGAGCGCCTGGCGCCGCCCCACCCTCCACCAGCTGCTACAAAAACCACCCACCCCGTCTGTGCCGCTGCGCTCGACTATCCCAG GACGCCCTCATCTGCTTCCAAATCTTCAGCGCCTCCACCGCCGGCCAGCAGCGCCTTTGTCAAACCCTTGCCCAGCTTCAAATCATGCTGCCCCTCTGCCGCCCCTCTGCCGCCACCTGTGGTGCCCAAAGAGGCACTGAGCCACTCTTGCCCAGACCGGGACAAGAGGCCTTTCCTTGCCAGCTccaagaagaggaaaaggaagcgtaGCCTCTCGGAGGAAGAACAAGGCACCCATTGCATCCCAAGCACACGAACCATTGGTGCAGAGGGAACCTGCCTCTCCAACCCACCCAGGAAGAAGAGGCAACTCGAGGAAAACGGCAGGCCTGGAGACTCCTCTCCTGAACCGGAATCTGACTTGGTGGCAgccaggaagggagaggaagagggaatAGCTGGAGGCTGCAAGGTAGCAGATCCTAGTCTAGCTAATTCCAcccaaaagaggaaaaagaagaaaaagaaaaggaagctgcAGCAAACAGAGGAAGACTGTAAGCCTTTGCTGTCCCCTGTGAACAG CTGCCCTCCACAGCGCGAGGCAGAAGCCTGCCTAATAGCCCATGAGCCGGTGGAGGAGTCCTGtagcctgaagaagaagaagaaaaagaagcagcagcagcttccttgCCCAGCTTCAGACAGCGGCAGCCCTGCTGGAGAGAGCGAGCACCGAAAGCACAAGAGGAGGGAGAAGCAggggggctctgtgccagaggccaGCAGCCCccaagaagaacagagagaaaatggCCTTTCCTCTGCTAGAATCAGCCCCCCAG TGGCCTTGACCTGGACTGGCAGCCAGCTTAGACATGGGGACAAGTGCTCCTGGAACATCCCAAGTCCAAAGAAGGAAGTGATACATCAGAAGCACGAACAGTTTGATGTGGTCCAGGAGCTGCTGAAGGATTCTTCAGATAAAGCTTATGGAAAGCAAG TGTTGACATGGGATGGCGAGGTGTCGGCCATCAGCCAAGCTGCCATGCAGGATGCTGTATGGTCTCAGAGCCAGACAGTCATTGACGATTGGGATGAagagtttgacagtggaaag GTGAAGAAAATCAAGAAACTCAAGCGTGAGCGGAGAAGAAATGGCAACGCgttccagaaactgcaaagccGACGTAATTTCTGGGCCGTGACACATCCCGCTAAAGTTGCTAGCCTGAGCTATTGGCTTTGA